Proteins co-encoded in one Metabacillus sp. KUDC1714 genomic window:
- a CDS encoding alpha/beta hydrolase, whose protein sequence is MALIQCQFYSDVLSLSTSMTVILPQQTTSQIGMQNKQIGDKHKTLFLLHGFSDDDTIWTRRTSIERYVAPLGLAVVMPQVHQSFYTDMKYGNRYWTFLTEELPHIARSFFPLSAKREDNFVAGLSMGGYGALKWALRHPENFAAAASLSGAVDMANWIKQDGHLDNVFELIYGDEDIKNTENDLLWLLEKGDKSPELQKPAIYQCCGTEDFLFESNVTFKEKCEQTSYCLTTDFGPGAHDWQYWDDKIQDVLKWLPL, encoded by the coding sequence ATGGCGTTAATTCAATGTCAATTTTATTCTGACGTTTTATCATTAAGCACATCGATGACAGTGATCTTACCTCAACAAACTACATCACAAATCGGGATGCAAAATAAGCAAATTGGTGATAAGCATAAAACACTCTTTCTTCTCCATGGTTTTAGTGATGATGATACAATCTGGACTCGTCGTACCTCAATCGAACGATACGTCGCCCCACTTGGATTGGCAGTTGTAATGCCACAGGTTCATCAAAGCTTTTATACGGATATGAAATATGGTAATCGCTATTGGACATTTCTAACCGAGGAATTACCACATATCGCACGTTCTTTCTTCCCATTATCTGCAAAAAGAGAAGACAATTTTGTTGCTGGTTTATCAATGGGAGGTTATGGCGCATTAAAATGGGCGCTTCGCCATCCTGAAAACTTTGCCGCAGCAGCAAGTCTTTCTGGTGCCGTTGATATGGCGAATTGGATCAAACAAGATGGACATTTAGACAATGTGTTCGAACTCATTTATGGTGATGAGGATATAAAAAATACAGAGAATGACCTTTTATGGCTTTTGGAAAAAGGAGACAAATCTCCAGAATTGCAAAAACCAGCGATCTATCAATGCTGTGGGACAGAGGATTTTTTATTTGAAAGCAATGTAACGTTTAAAGAAAAATGTGAACAAACGAGCTATTGTTTAACAACAGATTTTGGACCAGGTGCTCATGATTGGCAGTATTGGGATGATAAAATACAAGATGTGTTGAAGTGGTTACCTCTGTAG
- a CDS encoding manganese-dependent inorganic pyrophosphatase, with translation MEKVLVFGHKNPDTDTICSAIAYAELKNKTGQNAEPVRLGEVNGETQYALDFFKKDAPRLVEKVAGEAKEVILVDHNERQQSADDITEVRVLEVIDHHRIANFETSDPVYYRAEPVGCTATILNKLYKEKGVQIEKETAGLMLSAIISDSLLFKSPTCTQEDVDAAKELAEIAGVDANTYGLDMLKAGADLSDKSVAQLISLDAKEFQMGSSKVEIAQVNAVDTNDVLVHKAEIEAALSSVIADKGLDLFLFVVTDILTNDSVALAIGNETNKVEQAFNVKLDNNQATLKGVVSRKKQIVPVLTEAFTK, from the coding sequence ATGGAAAAAGTACTTGTTTTTGGTCATAAAAATCCGGATACAGATACAATCTGTTCTGCCATTGCGTATGCTGAGTTGAAAAATAAAACCGGACAAAATGCTGAGCCTGTTCGCTTAGGTGAAGTAAACGGTGAAACACAATATGCACTTGATTTCTTCAAAAAAGATGCACCTCGTCTTGTTGAAAAGGTTGCTGGTGAAGCAAAAGAAGTTATTTTGGTTGATCATAATGAGCGTCAACAAAGTGCAGATGATATTACGGAAGTTCGTGTACTTGAAGTAATCGATCATCACCGGATCGCTAACTTTGAAACAAGTGATCCAGTTTACTACCGTGCTGAGCCCGTTGGTTGTACAGCTACAATTCTTAACAAATTGTATAAAGAAAAAGGTGTTCAAATTGAGAAGGAAACAGCTGGATTAATGTTATCTGCGATCATTTCTGACTCTCTTTTATTCAAATCTCCAACTTGCACACAAGAAGATGTAGATGCAGCAAAAGAATTAGCTGAAATTGCTGGTGTTGATGCGAATACATACGGCTTAGATATGCTTAAAGCTGGTGCAGATTTAAGCGATAAATCTGTTGCGCAATTAATCTCACTTGATGCAAAAGAATTCCAAATGGGCTCAAGCAAAGTAGAAATTGCTCAAGTGAACGCAGTTGATACAAACGATGTACTTGTTCATAAAGCGGAAATAGAAGCAGCACTATCAAGCGTTATTGCTGACAAAGGATTAGACTTATTCTTATTCGTTGTTACTGATATCTTAACAAATGATTCAGTTGCCTTAGCAATTGGTAACGAAACGAATAAAGTAGAGCAAGCATTCAATGTGAAACTAGACAACAACCAAGCTACACTTAAAGGTGTTGTTTCACGTAAAAAACAAATTGTTCCCGTGTTAACAGAAGCATTTACGAAATAA
- a CDS encoding NAD(P)H-dependent flavin oxidoreductase yields the protein MQNNKQSNLCKILGIDYPIIQAGMAGGATTAELVAKVSETGALGTLGAAYMRPVGIRTTIKMIKEQTNRPFAVNLFCTSMKDDFSGMTEVQSVLNTFREKLGVRVDEDNVKTIDDFEEQFQVLMEENVPVISTAFGILSPEKVQIAKSRGVRVITMVTTVREAKIAEQAGADIIVAQGSDAGGHRSTFDIKEHPNGANIGTFSLIPQVVDNVNVPVVAAGGIMDGRGMLAAMALGAQGIQMGTQFLTCKESGIHHLYKAALYQSTEESTVITKSFSGRPARGIKNEFITHFEQSGIPPLPFPSQNTLTADIRKAAAVQNEINFMSLWSGQATRLLKEDKPAEVIIREVLYEMEEVLKTLNKQ from the coding sequence TTGCAAAATAATAAGCAATCAAACCTATGTAAAATCCTTGGAATCGATTACCCAATTATCCAAGCTGGAATGGCGGGTGGGGCAACAACAGCTGAGTTAGTTGCAAAAGTATCTGAGACAGGTGCCTTAGGTACATTAGGAGCAGCATATATGAGGCCTGTGGGCATAAGAACAACAATAAAAATGATAAAAGAACAGACAAATCGTCCCTTTGCTGTTAATTTATTTTGTACATCTATGAAGGATGACTTTTCAGGAATGACAGAGGTGCAGTCTGTGCTAAATACGTTTCGAGAAAAGCTAGGAGTGCGAGTAGATGAGGACAATGTAAAAACAATAGATGATTTTGAGGAACAATTTCAAGTATTAATGGAAGAAAATGTACCTGTTATTAGTACAGCATTTGGCATCCTTTCTCCTGAAAAAGTCCAAATAGCTAAAAGTAGAGGTGTAAGGGTAATCACAATGGTTACAACTGTTCGGGAAGCAAAGATCGCTGAACAGGCAGGAGCGGATATTATTGTTGCTCAAGGGAGCGATGCAGGTGGCCATAGAAGTACATTTGATATTAAAGAACACCCAAATGGTGCAAATATCGGAACATTTTCATTAATCCCTCAAGTTGTCGACAATGTGAATGTACCAGTAGTTGCAGCAGGAGGTATCATGGATGGTAGAGGAATGCTTGCGGCAATGGCTCTAGGTGCACAAGGGATACAAATGGGAACACAATTCCTTACGTGCAAGGAGTCTGGTATTCACCACTTATATAAAGCGGCCTTATATCAAAGTACAGAAGAAAGTACAGTCATTACGAAAAGCTTTTCAGGACGTCCAGCTCGGGGTATTAAAAATGAATTTATTACTCATTTTGAACAGTCAGGTATTCCTCCTTTACCATTTCCTAGTCAAAACACATTAACAGCAGATATCCGAAAAGCTGCTGCTGTACAAAATGAGATAAACTTTATGTCTTTATGGTCAGGGCAGGCAACTAGGTTATTAAAGGAAGATAAACCAGCTGAAGTGATCATACGTGAAGTGCTATACGAAATGGAAGAAGTATTGAAGACCTTAAATAAACAATAA
- a CDS encoding dicarboxylate/amino acid:cation symporter — MKINFKNLTVQVVIGILLGITIGFIFPEFGAQLKVLADIFIKLIKMVIAPIIFFTIVIGIGSMGDLKKVGRIGGKALLYFEVVTTFALAIGILIVSILQPGNGFNTSGAEGADVSEFTKQAEESSHGFMDFLMGIVPENAVAALAGGELLPILFFAVLFGLATASVGEKAAPVISLFEKLTEIFFSIVNMIMKISPIAAFGAMAYTIGNFGIGSLVSLGKLMGSVYITMFLFIVLILGGIAKYYKFSVFSFIKYIKEEILLVLGTSSSESALPKLMQKLERYGCSKSVVGLVVPTGYSFNLDGTSIYLSMAAMFIAQAYGVDLSIWQMATLLGVLMLTSKGAAGVTGSGFITLAATLAAFPMIPVEGMALILGVDRFMSEARAITNLIGNGVATVVISKMEDEFDPEGYVEVEAEPETSSSSIETSVGVVANR, encoded by the coding sequence ATGAAAATAAATTTCAAAAATTTAACTGTCCAAGTGGTCATCGGTATTCTTCTCGGTATTACGATCGGATTTATTTTTCCAGAGTTTGGAGCACAGCTAAAGGTGTTGGCTGACATCTTTATTAAGTTAATTAAGATGGTTATTGCACCAATTATCTTCTTCACTATTGTCATTGGAATTGGTAGTATGGGAGATTTAAAAAAGGTTGGTAGAATTGGAGGTAAGGCATTACTTTATTTTGAAGTCGTGACTACCTTTGCATTAGCGATTGGAATATTAATCGTTTCGATTCTTCAACCAGGTAATGGATTTAATACAAGTGGGGCAGAAGGGGCAGATGTTTCTGAATTTACGAAACAAGCTGAAGAATCAAGTCATGGGTTTATGGACTTTTTGATGGGAATCGTTCCTGAAAATGCGGTTGCAGCTTTAGCAGGTGGAGAATTGCTGCCAATCTTATTCTTTGCCGTATTATTCGGACTAGCAACAGCTTCAGTTGGTGAGAAAGCTGCACCTGTCATCTCTTTATTTGAAAAATTAACTGAGATTTTCTTCTCAATTGTAAACATGATTATGAAAATATCACCAATTGCTGCATTTGGGGCAATGGCATACACAATAGGTAACTTCGGAATAGGCTCTCTCGTTTCATTAGGTAAATTAATGGGCTCGGTGTATATCACAATGTTTTTGTTTATCGTCCTTATTCTTGGTGGCATTGCGAAATACTATAAATTTAGTGTTTTTAGCTTTATTAAATATATTAAAGAAGAAATATTACTTGTGTTAGGTACATCTTCCTCTGAATCTGCCCTACCTAAACTGATGCAAAAGCTTGAGAGATATGGTTGTTCAAAGTCAGTAGTAGGTCTTGTTGTACCAACAGGCTACTCATTTAACTTAGATGGAACCTCTATCTATCTCTCAATGGCAGCAATGTTTATTGCTCAAGCATATGGTGTCGATCTATCAATCTGGCAGATGGCAACATTATTAGGTGTATTAATGCTGACATCTAAAGGGGCTGCAGGTGTTACAGGTTCTGGATTTATTACGTTAGCTGCTACATTAGCAGCATTCCCAATGATACCAGTAGAAGGAATGGCACTTATTCTAGGTGTTGATCGTTTTATGTCAGAAGCACGTGCAATCACAAACCTAATTGGCAATGGTGTAGCTACAGTGGTTATTTCTAAAATGGAAGATGAATTTGATCCAGAAGGCTATGTTGAGGTAGAAGCAGAACCTGAAACAAGCTCTTCTAGTATTGAAACATCTGTAGGTGTGGTAGCAAATAGATAG
- a CDS encoding polyphosphate polymerase domain-containing protein — protein sequence MPIQTSFNPKGRNEFKHAISVAEYRVLRSKLLHFMRRDSNAGANGKYLIRSTYFDNFDNKILNEKKEGYLNRDKYRVRIYGKNDAVVNLERKSKRNNLTFKSKCKMTREEFEKMRIGDIHWMEKDERALMRDLLFEIQNHQIKPKTVVDYEREAFMYPYGNVRVTFDIKVQSSLQNTDMFNKHLPMIDVLEPNLVILEVKYDEYLPDVIKYLLQLTDTRQEAYSKYQLSRMYG from the coding sequence ATGCCAATTCAGACCTCATTTAATCCGAAAGGTCGTAATGAGTTTAAGCACGCTATTTCAGTAGCGGAATATCGCGTGTTACGTAGTAAACTTCTGCACTTTATGAGAAGAGATTCAAACGCAGGAGCAAATGGCAAATATTTAATTCGTTCAACTTACTTTGATAATTTTGATAATAAAATTTTGAACGAAAAAAAAGAAGGTTATTTAAATCGCGATAAATACCGTGTTCGTATATATGGGAAGAACGATGCGGTGGTTAATCTTGAACGCAAAAGTAAGCGGAATAATTTAACATTCAAATCAAAATGTAAAATGACGCGTGAGGAATTTGAAAAAATGCGCATTGGTGACATTCATTGGATGGAAAAAGACGAGAGAGCCCTTATGCGTGATTTATTATTTGAAATTCAAAATCACCAAATCAAACCGAAAACAGTGGTTGATTATGAACGTGAAGCCTTTATGTACCCCTATGGTAATGTTCGTGTCACTTTCGATATAAAGGTGCAATCCAGCTTACAAAACACAGATATGTTCAATAAACATTTACCGATGATAGATGTGTTAGAACCAAATTTAGTCATCTTAGAAGTTAAATATGATGAATACCTGCCAGATGTTATTAAATATTTACTTCAGCTAACAGACACAAGGCAAGAAGCGTATTCAAAATATCAGTTAAGTCGCATGTATGGATAA